A single region of the Salicibibacter cibi genome encodes:
- a CDS encoding DUF5067 domain-containing protein: MSEATANTTMPEKNSMATAALVLGIVGLVIGFIPFLGWFMFPAWVMAIIFGIIGRKQMFKKTSATVGMILGIITIIYKFGFWILIAMLPTDEEPDFASDEDNESEESESEEEMDDVTEEVDAGATEEEEQDTEEGVNEENIEEADDENAEIVIGESMEIDDYTLTVQDYTLSTDHDGDDVLVIEYDWVNNSDENASPFMTFIFTGYQDGVETDSEGIVEDVDLETGQNDVQPGGEVEGAETTVGINDMDEELELELDVLLSFDSDPYTTTIDLEDLE; encoded by the coding sequence ATGAGTGAAGCAACAGCTAATACCACTATGCCGGAAAAAAATTCAATGGCTACGGCGGCATTGGTGTTAGGGATTGTCGGGTTAGTTATAGGTTTCATCCCTTTTTTAGGGTGGTTCATGTTCCCGGCTTGGGTTATGGCAATTATTTTTGGCATCATTGGCAGGAAACAAATGTTTAAAAAGACAAGCGCTACTGTCGGCATGATCTTAGGTATTATTACAATTATTTATAAGTTTGGGTTTTGGATACTTATAGCAATGTTGCCAACAGATGAAGAACCTGATTTTGCGTCTGACGAAGATAACGAAAGCGAAGAATCTGAATCAGAAGAAGAGATGGACGATGTTACAGAAGAAGTGGACGCAGGAGCAACAGAGGAAGAAGAACAAGACACTGAAGAAGGCGTTAACGAAGAAAATATCGAGGAGGCAGATGATGAAAACGCGGAGATTGTTATAGGAGAATCGATGGAGATTGATGATTATACCTTGACCGTTCAAGATTACACCTTGAGCACCGATCATGATGGAGATGACGTCCTTGTTATTGAGTACGATTGGGTAAATAATTCTGATGAAAACGCGTCTCCGTTTATGACATTTATCTTTACTGGCTATCAAGATGGTGTCGAAACCGACAGCGAGGGCATAGTCGAAGACGTTGATTTAGAAACTGGTCAAAACGATGTACAGCCCGGAGGAGAAGTAGAAGGAGCTGAAACAACGGTCGGCATTAATGACATGGACGAAGAACTCGAGTTAGAGTTGGACGTGCTACTTTCTTTTGACAGCGATCCGTATACAACAACGATTGATTTAGAAGATTTAGAGTAA
- a CDS encoding phage holin, LLH family, giving the protein MEFVTEFVERFRLIETVVTAFLAFLGYAGKKAYPFVKDALKTIKKESNSDIISWLAEEAVELMESRFEGQAGADKFEEATAWLAEPYMPFDEEALLCALQRKQR; this is encoded by the coding sequence ATGGAATTTGTTACAGAGTTTGTTGAAAGATTCAGGTTGATTGAAACAGTTGTTACGGCGTTTTTGGCTTTTCTGGGTTATGCCGGTAAGAAAGCATATCCGTTTGTAAAGGATGCACTTAAAACTATCAAAAAAGAAAGTAACTCAGACATCATCTCATGGCTAGCAGAAGAAGCCGTCGAATTGATGGAATCGAGATTTGAAGGGCAGGCAGGTGCAGACAAGTTTGAAGAAGCGACTGCATGGCTTGCGGAACCCTATATGCCATTTGATGAAGAAGCGCTTCTGTGTGCATTGCAACGAAAACAAAGATAA
- a CDS encoding M56 family metallopeptidase encodes MYIHIFIMTVVASIGFFIMKVANKATEKYLPASWHYYSSMMLFSLFALPIYAWFQSNAALSTATVFIPVNNAADTLFFIDMIPYVLLMGTVLFLGLHGYRYVKMHRWLQFACEESLDDHHLMAFRRAKQTLNIKRNIPVYISPYMTTPFIYGILKPKVVIPKLDFSQEELRHIFLHELTHYKRGDLVTKAMSLIIQAIHWFNPVVYMARQDMDRFGEFACDERITKHMDQTEKTRYCELLLVVLWNVLDQKEGHYAAMSQGRKHLERRLKAISTSRARWRRTILVCGTIFTVLIVALGTTAGFTANAHVETVEHHISEDSAVNGGYLVAQSIDKEDVKGEKSKWHDIYGKDEKKESKNKKGGDNDTDNKK; translated from the coding sequence ATGTATATACATATTTTCATTATGACAGTTGTAGCAAGTATTGGTTTCTTTATCATGAAGGTGGCAAATAAAGCGACGGAAAAATATCTTCCTGCATCGTGGCATTATTACTCCTCCATGATGCTGTTTTCCCTGTTTGCGTTACCTATTTACGCTTGGTTTCAGTCGAATGCTGCATTATCTACGGCGACCGTCTTCATCCCTGTGAATAACGCAGCAGATACACTATTTTTTATAGATATGATTCCTTATGTGTTGCTCATGGGGACCGTCCTTTTTTTGGGGCTCCATGGGTACCGATATGTGAAAATGCACCGATGGTTACAATTCGCGTGTGAAGAATCCCTCGATGATCATCACCTTATGGCGTTTAGACGGGCTAAGCAAACATTGAACATTAAACGAAACATCCCTGTTTACATCTCCCCGTATATGACCACGCCCTTTATTTACGGCATTTTGAAGCCGAAAGTGGTTATACCGAAACTTGATTTCAGCCAGGAAGAACTTAGGCATATTTTTCTTCATGAATTAACCCACTATAAGCGTGGCGATTTGGTAACAAAAGCGATGAGCTTAATCATTCAAGCGATACATTGGTTCAATCCGGTGGTTTACATGGCCCGACAGGATATGGATCGTTTTGGCGAGTTTGCCTGCGACGAACGGATCACCAAGCATATGGACCAAACGGAAAAAACGAGGTACTGTGAACTCTTGCTTGTCGTTCTTTGGAACGTTCTCGACCAAAAAGAAGGTCATTATGCGGCGATGAGCCAAGGAAGAAAACATTTGGAACGAAGGCTGAAGGCCATTTCCACCAGTAGAGCCAGGTGGCGACGAACAATATTGGTGTGTGGAACAATCTTCACGGTATTGATAGTAGCTTTAGGAACAACAGCAGGCTTTACGGCAAACGCCCATGTTGAAACAGTTGAGCATCATATAAGTGAAGATTCAGCAGTGAACGGAGGCTATTTGGTTGCTCAATCGATCGATAAAGAAGATGTTAAAGGCGAAAAAAGCAAGTGGCATGATATTTACGGCAAAGATGAAAAGAAAGAATCAAAAAATAAAAAGGGAGGCGACAATGATACTGATAACAAGAAATAA
- a CDS encoding BlaI/MecI/CopY family transcriptional regulator, which translates to MQRISRSEKQIMEIIWQNDRALTTAEILQQLPDEKAWKQNTVITFLARLIEKECVRATRIGRANHYEAYITEEEYRAQETKQFINDVHEGSLSGFLQTLTENGDLTKADIESIMKKMRE; encoded by the coding sequence GTGCAGAGAATTTCTCGTTCTGAAAAACAGATCATGGAGATTATTTGGCAGAATGACCGAGCACTAACGACAGCTGAGATTTTACAGCAACTGCCTGACGAGAAAGCGTGGAAGCAAAATACTGTTATTACATTTTTGGCGCGTTTGATTGAAAAGGAATGTGTAAGAGCCACTCGGATCGGTCGGGCCAATCATTATGAGGCTTATATCACGGAGGAAGAATACCGGGCTCAGGAGACCAAACAGTTTATCAATGACGTACACGAAGGCTCATTATCCGGTTTTCTGCAGACGCTCACGGAGAATGGTGATTTAACGAAAGCAGATATCGAAAGCATCATGAAGAAAATGCGAGAGTGA
- the spx gene encoding transcriptional regulator Spx produces the protein MVHILTTSGCTSCRQAKEWLTAHHIPFTEKNIFTEPLSVEEVKTIMFMTEDGTNDVISRRSKTFRRLNVDLDTLSLQHLFKLISQYPGLLRKPIIFDDKRLQVGYHEEEMRQFLPRQVRSYLLHEARKIEKIVE, from the coding sequence TTGGTTCATATACTGACAACGTCGGGTTGTACCTCCTGTCGGCAAGCAAAAGAATGGTTGACAGCCCATCATATCCCTTTTACGGAAAAGAATATTTTTACGGAACCCCTTTCCGTTGAAGAAGTGAAAACGATTATGTTTATGACCGAAGATGGGACGAATGATGTGATATCTAGACGTTCCAAAACATTTCGAAGATTAAACGTTGACCTTGATACGTTATCATTACAGCATTTGTTTAAATTGATCAGTCAATATCCCGGTTTATTGCGAAAACCGATCATTTTTGATGATAAACGGCTGCAAGTCGGGTATCATGAAGAGGAAATGCGCCAATTCTTACCTAGACAGGTTCGTTCCTATCTCTTGCATGAAGCGCGGAAAATAGAAAAAATAGTCGAATAA
- a CDS encoding HNH endonuclease signature motif containing protein has product MIEVAQFDTQKIKKPSISRDLYQKGDQLGLLLECTGICIVPRQSHMPTLQRKIKRCLNVHHIDSRKMGGDSPDNLICLYETCHKMIHQEGKEHLFKRQTPSLRDAS; this is encoded by the coding sequence GTGATAGAGGTGGCGCAGTTTGATACGCAGAAAATCAAAAAACCATCCATATCCAGGGATTTATACCAAAAAGGTGATCAATTAGGCTTGCTTTTGGAATGTACGGGAATATGTATTGTTCCGCGACAATCACACATGCCAACATTGCAAAGGAAAATCAAAAGATGCTTAAATGTCCATCATATTGATTCCAGAAAAATGGGCGGAGACAGCCCTGATAATCTCATCTGCTTATACGAAACATGCCATAAAATGATTCATCAAGAAGGAAAAGAGCATCTGTTTAAAAGACAAACGCCATCGTTGCGGGACGCCTCATAA